The Armatimonadota bacterium genomic interval CAGGGCGATGGCGTGACGGGTGGTGCAGTGGGGGAGGATGATGGCAAACTCGTCGCCGCCGCAGCGGGCCACGAAATCGCTGCGTCGCGTAGTCTCCATGAGCAGGCGCGCCATCGTAATCAGCACCTCGTCGCCGTGGCGCCGCCCATAGACCTCGTTGTGACGACTGAGGGCGTCCACATCCAGCAGGATCAGCGACAGCAGGCTCCCCGACTCTCCGGCCGCCTGCACCTGCGCCTCGATCGCGACATGAAAATGGCGAGCGTTGTAGATGCCGGTGAGGGGGTCGGTGACCGCGACGCGCTCGAGGAACGCGGTCGCCTCGGCGAGCGGATGGCGAAAGGGCGGCATCTCCTCCGCCTGCGACCCCGCAGGGGGAAGCGGAAGCGGGCGCCCCACCTCGCGCAGCTCCGCGTCCGCCCACTGCTTGTGCCGCAGCAAACCGGCGGACAGCCCGCGCCACAGCATGACCTCGGCGAGCAGCCGGCTCGCCTGCAGCAAGGCCAAGGCGCGCTGATCTGACGCCTGGCCGGCGAGGTGCTTATCCAGGGCCGCGGCGTGGATGCGCGCGACATCCGCGGGGCCGATCTCGTTCTCCGCCAGCCGGCGGCCGAGGACCGCGGCATCGTTGCCGGCTTGCTCCTGGTCATCGCCCGAGAGGGCGCGCGCGAGCAATCGCTGGTAGTCGCATTTGACGTCCATAGAGAATGCGAAGCCTCCGTCGGAACCGTGCTTGGCGAACGTAACGGTCGCGCTGCTGCGTCGTGCGCAACCGCCATGGAGGTGATTCCACAACGGGCCGCCTGCATGGTGGCGCGTAGGCCCGGCGAATGCGCGGCAATGTCCGGTCCTCGGACAAGGCCGCCAGTTATCCGGGCTGGTCTGCGCCGGGGGGGAGAAGCTCCGCCACGGTGACGCCGGCGGCGCCTTCCTCGCGCCGCGCCGGGCGATAGCCGCGCACCAGGGGATGCTTGCTCAGTAGCTCGCGGGCGGCGTTGCGCACCGCGAAGGTGCCCATGCCATGCACGATGCGCACCTCGTTCAGCCCCGCCAGCACCGCGTCGTCGAGGTACTTCTCCAACACCTCCAGCGCCTCCGCCACCCGCATCCCCCGCAGGTGAATCTCCGGCGGCACGGCGCGAGCCTTCTCCAGATGTGGGGTTAGCTCAACCAGCGCATCCGGGACCTGCCGCAAGTCCTCCAATCGCACGCGGAGCTTGAGGATCCCCACCTGCACCTCCGCCATGCCCTCCTCGTCCGCCATGCCCAGCGCCGTGCCCCGCTGTCCGACCGTGCGTACGAATACCGCATCGCCGGGGCGGATGGAGGTGACCGGGCGTGTCGGCTCCGGCGCCAGGGGGGGCGCGGTGGGCGGTACCGCAGGGACGGGCAGGGCCTGCTCGACCCGCTCGCCGGCGCGGGCAAGCTCGGTCTGGGCAGTGTGCGCGGTACGGTCGGCGGTGGCGCGCGTCGGCTTGCGGCGGGCCTCCTGCTGCAGGCGCTCGATGATCTCAGCCGCCTGCCGGCGCGTCTCGTTGAGCACCTGCGAGGCCTCGCGCCGAGCCTCCCGCAGCACCTCTTGGCGCTTGGATTCCAGCTCGCGCAGGCGGCGCTCCAGGTCCTCCCGCAGCCCCTGCATCTCGCGCCGCTCGCGCTCGGCGGCGGCGCGCTCGGCCTGCAGGCGCCGCTGCGCCTCCTCGATGCCCCGGATGGCGTCCTCCATCACCGTTTGCGTCTGGCCGAGTCTGGCGCGGGCGCCGGCGACGAGGTCCGGCGGCAGCCCCAGCCGCCCCGCGATGGCGAAGGCGTTGCTGCTGCCGGGCAAACCGAGGCGCAGGTGATACGTGGGCATCAGCGTCTCCGGGTCGAACTCGACGCTGGCGTTCTCAATGCCGGGCTGGGCATAGGCGAACGCCTTGAGCTCCCCATAGTGAGTGGTCACCACCGTGCGCGCGCCGCGCACGAGCAGCTCCGTCAGCACCGCCTTGGCCAGCGCCGAGCCCTCCGCCGGGTCGGTGCCGGCGCCGATCTCATCCAAGAGCACCAGCGCATTCGCCGCCGCGGGCACCTGCCGCATGACGGCGACGATCTGCGCCATGTGCGAGGAGAAGGTCGAGAGGCTCTGCTGGATGCTCTGCTCGTCGCCGATGTCGGCGAAAACCTGGGCGAACACCGCCAGGCGGCTCCCCTGCTTCGCCGGCACGTGCAGCCCGGACTGCGCCATCAGCGTCAGCAGACCCACGGTCTTGAGGCTCACCGTCTTGCCGCCGGTGTTGGGGCCGGTGATGACGAGCGCGGTGAAGCCCTCGCCGACGCTGATGTCAATCGGCACCACCTCCCCGGCGAGCAGGGGGTGGCGCGCGGCGAGGAGGTCAACTACTCTGTCGGCGTTGAGCTGCGGCTCCACGCAGCCCTGCGCCTGGCTGAGGGCGGCGCGCGCGAAAATGAGATCGAGCGTGCCCAACACCTCCAAGGTCGCCCCCAGTCGGGGCGCGGCCGCTCCCACCATGGCGCTGAGGCCGGCGAGGATGCGCCGCAGCTCGCGTTCCTCTTCCTCGCGCGCCTGGGCGAGGTCGTTGCCAAGCTCCACCAGCGCCAGCGGCTCCATGAAGACGGTGGCGCCGCTGGCGGAGGTGCCGTGGATGATGCCGCGGAACTCGCTGCGGAACTCGCTGCGGACGGGAATGCAGTAACGGCCGGAGCGCGTCGTCATCAGCGGGTCTTGGATCATGCGCTGGTACTGGGGGCTGCGCAGCATGCGCTGCAGGCGCTGCTCCAGCGTCGCGCGCAGGGAACGCGCCC includes:
- a CDS encoding endonuclease MutS2, whose amino-acid sequence is MDARTLRVLEFDRIREMIAGHAASALGKERARALQPATRLEVARTWQQETTEARALAESDGSPPLGGVRDVREALRGAAKSQVLEPGVLLDIAGTAFAARRLRAHLLGREAAAPALAAHARALGDFRSLEDEIGRCIDSRAEVRDDASDELARLRQRARSLRATLEQRLQRMLRSPQYQRMIQDPLMTTRSGRYCIPVRSEFRSEFRGIIHGTSASGATVFMEPLALVELGNDLAQAREEEERELRRILAGLSAMVGAAAPRLGATLEVLGTLDLIFARAALSQAQGCVEPQLNADRVVDLLAARHPLLAGEVVPIDISVGEGFTALVITGPNTGGKTVSLKTVGLLTLMAQSGLHVPAKQGSRLAVFAQVFADIGDEQSIQQSLSTFSSHMAQIVAVMRQVPAAANALVLLDEIGAGTDPAEGSALAKAVLTELLVRGARTVVTTHYGELKAFAYAQPGIENASVEFDPETLMPTYHLRLGLPGSSNAFAIAGRLGLPPDLVAGARARLGQTQTVMEDAIRGIEEAQRRLQAERAAAERERREMQGLREDLERRLRELESKRQEVLREARREASQVLNETRRQAAEIIERLQQEARRKPTRATADRTAHTAQTELARAGERVEQALPVPAVPPTAPPLAPEPTRPVTSIRPGDAVFVRTVGQRGTALGMADEEGMAEVQVGILKLRVRLEDLRQVPDALVELTPHLEKARAVPPEIHLRGMRVAEALEVLEKYLDDAVLAGLNEVRIVHGMGTFAVRNAARELLSKHPLVRGYRPARREEGAAGVTVAELLPPGADQPG
- a CDS encoding GGDEF domain-containing protein, translated to MDVKCDYQRLLARALSGDDQEQAGNDAAVLGRRLAENEIGPADVARIHAAALDKHLAGQASDQRALALLQASRLLAEVMLWRGLSAGLLRHKQWADAELREVGRPLPLPPAGSQAEEMPPFRHPLAEATAFLERVAVTDPLTGIYNARHFHVAIEAQVQAAGESGSLLSLILLDVDALSRHNEVYGRRHGDEVLITMARLLMETTRRSDFVARCGGDEFAIILPHCTTRHAIALAERIRAVVQEHGFPDCLTASLGVATFPADAASDRELVNVTQQACYLAQRLGGNTVCTALVAEAEGIPAPEAEAA